The following proteins are encoded in a genomic region of Acidobacteriota bacterium:
- a CDS encoding sulfatase-like hydrolase/transferase, whose translation MKIRLAASALVWLAPVLAVVAIAAPAKQPLHAVLFIIDGLSFKALDRIALPHLQSLVARGTYCARSYNVMPAHPKTGDWSTLHRSSIPNPVILAGTVLLRRDQRYVQQSFFPARLTAHAANDVDYSALNVGFNLTFMAGSDDSPVHDDETMHWAIEFLRRARPAFMRVHLQDTGNAGARSYDETNRSVPWFRDIWAEGSPYRRAAARADEHLGAFMAELQSLGLSDSTVLFVTADHGQSDAGWHPYDDEDGWTMPLVIAGPGVKTGQRLEYSEQTDIVPTLCHLMKVPPPANADGRILAEALIDPPRDVPPRRQDLKDLNGVLREGDALIKRFRTDAARLAGKGDRFAVLERDFYGIERILEWRRFASVAELVEHNRRVAGELAKLAGSAEPRP comes from the coding sequence ATGAAGATACGTCTCGCGGCAAGCGCGCTCGTGTGGCTCGCGCCCGTGCTCGCGGTCGTCGCGATCGCCGCCCCCGCGAAGCAGCCTCTCCACGCGGTCCTCTTCATCATCGACGGCCTGAGCTTCAAGGCGCTGGATCGGATCGCACTCCCCCACCTGCAATCGCTCGTCGCGCGCGGCACATACTGCGCGCGCTCCTACAACGTGATGCCGGCGCACCCGAAGACGGGCGACTGGAGCACGCTCCACCGGTCGTCGATTCCCAATCCGGTCATCCTCGCCGGCACGGTCCTCCTCCGACGCGATCAGCGGTACGTCCAGCAGTCGTTCTTCCCCGCCCGCCTCACCGCCCACGCCGCCAACGACGTCGATTACTCGGCGCTCAACGTCGGCTTCAATCTGACGTTCATGGCCGGCAGCGACGACAGTCCCGTGCACGACGACGAGACGATGCACTGGGCGATCGAGTTCCTGCGACGCGCGCGCCCGGCCTTCATGCGCGTGCACCTGCAGGACACCGGCAACGCGGGCGCGCGCAGCTACGACGAGACGAACCGATCCGTCCCGTGGTTTCGCGACATCTGGGCCGAAGGCTCGCCGTATCGCCGTGCAGCGGCGAGAGCGGACGAGCACCTTGGGGCGTTCATGGCGGAACTCCAGTCGCTCGGATTGAGCGACAGCACCGTGCTGTTCGTCACAGCCGACCACGGGCAGTCGGACGCGGGCTGGCATCCGTACGATGACGAGGATGGATGGACGATGCCGCTCGTCATCGCCGGCCCTGGCGTGAAGACGGGCCAGCGACTCGAGTACTCCGAACAGACGGACATCGTCCCGACCCTCTGTCATTTGATGAAGGTGCCGCCACCCGCGAACGCCGATGGCCGGATCCTGGCCGAGGCGCTGATCGATCCCCCGCGTGACGTGCCACCCCGGCGTCAGGACCTGAAAGATCTGAACGGCGTGCTCCGCGAGGGGGACGCGCTGATCAAGCGATTCCGGACGGACGCGGCGCGCCTGGCCGGCAAAGGTGACCGCTTTGCGGTGCTGGAGCGGGACTTTTACGGGATCGAGCGAATCCTGGAGTGGCGCCGGTTCGCGAGCGTCGCGGAGCTGGTGGAGCACAACCGCCGCGTGGCAGGCGAGCTGGCGAAGCTCGCCGGGAGCGCCGAGCCGCGTCCCTGA
- a CDS encoding DSD1 family PLP-dependent enzyme, with protein MTGYSTAEILGSVEGGVPTRELYKEDLPTPCLLLDLDAFESNVRRMHGFLTAAGQGIRPHAKTHKCPEVAKRQIAAGASGICVARIVEAEAMVRAGIPGILISSPVIGRNAVGRLIRLVKTRPDLMVVIDHPRGAADLADAAEVAGVVLNVVVDLDVGLKRTGALPGEGAAELTESLLKRKSLRFSGLQAFAGCTHVQGFEKRRGVSLDMMGKAVRTRELLESRGIEVPMLSGGSTGTYNIDSELAGVTEQQVGSYVFMDVDYRAIGGRDRPVFDDFQPALWVLTTVVSRTYSEQATVDAGLKAFATDRPYVPEVKGLSGVRYGFGGDEHGRLFLEHPSREVELGDRLELMVTHCDPNVNLFEQMFCTRGERVEAVWTVEARGRG; from the coding sequence ATGACCGGTTACTCGACAGCGGAAATCCTCGGCAGCGTCGAAGGCGGCGTGCCAACCCGCGAGCTTTACAAGGAGGACCTGCCGACGCCGTGCCTCCTTCTCGATCTGGACGCGTTCGAGTCGAACGTGCGCAGGATGCACGGGTTTCTGACGGCCGCGGGCCAGGGGATTCGCCCCCACGCCAAGACACACAAGTGCCCGGAAGTCGCGAAGCGGCAGATCGCGGCAGGGGCGTCCGGCATCTGTGTCGCGAGAATCGTGGAAGCGGAAGCGATGGTGCGCGCGGGCATTCCGGGGATCCTGATCAGCAGCCCCGTGATCGGCAGGAATGCCGTCGGACGGCTGATTCGTCTGGTGAAGACCCGGCCCGACTTGATGGTCGTCATCGATCATCCCCGGGGAGCGGCCGATCTGGCTGACGCGGCGGAGGTGGCCGGTGTGGTGCTCAACGTCGTTGTCGATCTCGACGTGGGGCTGAAACGCACGGGTGCTCTGCCGGGCGAGGGGGCGGCGGAACTCACCGAATCACTCCTCAAGCGGAAGAGCCTTCGGTTCTCCGGCCTGCAGGCATTCGCCGGCTGCACTCACGTGCAGGGATTTGAGAAACGGCGCGGCGTCTCGCTGGACATGATGGGCAAGGCCGTGAGGACGCGCGAGCTGCTGGAAAGCCGCGGCATCGAAGTACCCATGCTGAGCGGCGGCAGCACCGGCACGTACAACATCGACTCCGAGCTTGCCGGCGTGACCGAACAACAGGTCGGCTCCTACGTCTTCATGGACGTGGACTACCGGGCCATCGGCGGTCGCGACCGTCCGGTGTTCGACGACTTCCAGCCGGCGCTCTGGGTGCTGACGACGGTGGTCAGCCGGACTTATTCGGAGCAGGCGACGGTCGACGCGGGCCTGAAGGCGTTTGCCACCGATCGGCCGTACGTGCCCGAGGTGAAGGGGCTCTCGGGTGTGCGCTACGGGTTCGGCGGAGACGAGCACGGGCGGCTCTTTCTGGAGCACCCGAGCCGCGAGGTCGAACTCGGCGATCGGCTCGAGCTGATGGTGACCCACTGCGATCCGAACGTGAACCTCTTCGAGCAGATGTTCTGCACGCGCGGCGAGCGCGTCGAGGCAGTGTGGACGGTCGAGGCCCGGGGACGCGGGTGA
- a CDS encoding heparinase II/III family protein, translating to MHRRQFAALFCGVVAAPWPALLRRLPPARASAHPVFQPESASAQVPRLQAHLRSLIELKEDQLLAAIPARSGFTAVDCPNCDEGAQGAQLQWRIEDPSVVVCRYCGHRYPSRQYPDDRVLEIRDPLGRLQAYPYYEDSSGRKYFFQARGWRIARDYFMLAAYDLAQVFHFTRDAACARRAALILDRFAEFYPGFLVTREPSVWDKGFQHAPPYDTQGGKWGRWYYDELPTPLIRAYDLIYDSGEIERLGRERGMNVRARIEDGFFQAAAAHVRAYPEPYANPSPRIYEGLAVLGRVLGDPRAVHEAMRRLQGLFATAFFFDGMWREGTFGYHDMTMRGAQRAVAALAGYSDPPGYRDPTDGRRYDRLQPEREIPMFARAARATGKLRYPDGRYLPVHDSWGRLRGAYLKADPLESSAPALWPAMGHAYLGRGRGDAQVQVHLHFGGGYGHAHNDSLNLALFAHGEELLPDLGYTHTRYRSWTRSTLAHNTVAVDGEEQHTGSEAQPSDGNLLAFHAAGDRFQLVEASGERAYPGRVETYRRALVLVGIDDDHAYVVDVFRVVGGRRHEWVLHGSADRDQSLAVDSPLTRRGETLLPAGVRLTPPTSEEESGAAEGHNPAYGFLRDVRSGPAPPVLAATFRSGDGSGASLGVHALAPNDTQVFTGRAPSIRLADEDDARVDRVSMPWLLFRREGARVSSTFLSILEPFSGEALIRQVRPLPVEGEGIALHVEGRDWTDLILFRNIAEARTPARVPSHALRTDGRIAWVRQREGHAAEMCLIGGTELSTGRDTLRSFGRVSGRVSRVLRKSAGDEVDALEVLGSFPAQVDVAGRTAIVRYGDGSTYGHTVAGLRRHNGRTLLLLDGEPGFELDAAGAAARFLFFPRREIRGPVTCAVEALASTETRGHV from the coding sequence ATGCATCGCCGGCAGTTCGCCGCATTGTTCTGCGGGGTCGTCGCGGCGCCCTGGCCGGCGTTGCTGCGCCGGCTCCCACCGGCGCGCGCGAGCGCGCACCCGGTCTTCCAGCCGGAGTCGGCGAGCGCGCAGGTCCCCCGCCTGCAGGCGCACCTGAGAAGCCTGATCGAGCTGAAGGAGGATCAGCTCCTCGCGGCCATCCCCGCTCGCAGCGGGTTCACGGCCGTCGACTGCCCGAACTGCGACGAGGGCGCACAAGGCGCGCAGCTGCAGTGGCGGATAGAGGATCCCTCGGTCGTGGTGTGCCGCTACTGCGGACACCGGTACCCCAGCCGGCAGTACCCCGACGACCGGGTGCTGGAGATCCGCGATCCGCTGGGACGGCTACAGGCCTATCCGTACTACGAGGACTCGTCAGGCCGGAAATACTTCTTCCAGGCGCGCGGATGGCGGATCGCCCGCGACTACTTCATGCTGGCCGCCTACGACCTCGCGCAGGTTTTCCATTTCACCCGCGACGCCGCATGCGCCCGCAGGGCGGCCCTCATCCTGGATCGATTCGCAGAGTTCTATCCCGGTTTTCTCGTGACGCGCGAGCCCTCGGTCTGGGACAAGGGTTTTCAGCACGCGCCGCCCTACGACACGCAAGGCGGCAAGTGGGGACGGTGGTACTACGATGAGCTGCCGACGCCCCTGATTCGCGCGTACGACCTGATCTACGACAGCGGGGAGATCGAGAGGCTCGGGCGCGAGCGCGGCATGAACGTGCGCGCGCGGATCGAGGATGGCTTCTTCCAGGCCGCGGCCGCGCACGTTCGCGCCTACCCTGAGCCGTACGCGAATCCGAGCCCGAGGATCTACGAAGGCCTGGCCGTGCTCGGCCGCGTGCTTGGCGATCCCCGCGCTGTTCATGAAGCAATGCGGCGCCTGCAGGGGCTGTTCGCGACAGCCTTCTTCTTTGACGGGATGTGGAGGGAGGGCACGTTCGGGTACCACGACATGACGATGCGAGGCGCGCAGCGCGCGGTTGCAGCGCTCGCCGGGTACTCGGATCCCCCAGGCTATCGCGACCCCACCGATGGCCGCCGGTACGACCGGCTGCAGCCCGAACGCGAAATCCCGATGTTCGCACGGGCCGCGCGCGCGACCGGCAAACTGCGATATCCCGACGGCCGGTATCTCCCCGTCCACGATTCCTGGGGCCGGCTCCGAGGCGCGTATCTGAAGGCGGACCCCCTCGAGTCCTCCGCCCCCGCGCTCTGGCCTGCCATGGGGCATGCCTATCTCGGTCGTGGTCGCGGCGACGCACAGGTGCAGGTGCACCTGCACTTCGGCGGCGGCTACGGCCACGCGCACAACGACAGCCTGAACCTGGCCCTGTTCGCTCACGGAGAGGAGCTGCTTCCCGATCTCGGCTACACCCACACGCGCTATCGCTCCTGGACGCGCAGCACCCTTGCGCACAACACGGTCGCCGTCGACGGCGAGGAACAGCACACGGGATCCGAGGCGCAGCCATCGGACGGCAACCTGCTGGCGTTTCACGCGGCCGGTGACCGTTTCCAGCTCGTCGAAGCGTCGGGTGAACGGGCGTATCCAGGCCGTGTCGAGACATACCGGCGCGCGCTCGTGCTCGTGGGAATCGACGACGACCATGCCTACGTCGTGGATGTGTTCCGCGTCGTCGGGGGGCGCCGGCATGAATGGGTCCTGCACGGGAGCGCCGACCGCGATCAGTCGCTCGCCGTGGACAGTCCACTCACCCGCCGTGGCGAGACCCTGCTTCCCGCCGGCGTCCGCCTGACGCCACCCACGAGCGAAGAGGAGAGCGGGGCCGCAGAAGGACACAATCCGGCGTACGGCTTCCTGCGGGACGTGCGCTCGGGGCCGGCACCTCCGGTCCTCGCTGCCACCTTTCGGTCAGGCGATGGGAGCGGCGCGTCGCTCGGCGTGCATGCGCTGGCGCCGAACGACACGCAGGTCTTCACCGGCCGTGCTCCTTCAATCCGCCTCGCCGACGAGGACGATGCGCGTGTGGATCGCGTGTCGATGCCGTGGCTGCTGTTCAGGCGCGAGGGGGCGCGAGTGTCGAGTACGTTTCTGTCGATCCTGGAGCCGTTCTCAGGCGAGGCGCTCATCCGTCAGGTCCGTCCCCTGCCGGTCGAAGGCGAAGGCATTGCGCTGCACGTCGAAGGTCGCGATTGGACCGATCTCATCCTCTTTCGAAATATCGCGGAGGCTCGCACGCCCGCCCGGGTGCCGTCGCACGCCCTGCGCACCGATGGCCGGATCGCGTGGGTGCGGCAGCGTGAAGGACACGCGGCCGAGATGTGTCTGATCGGCGGCACCGAGCTCAGCACCGGCCGGGACACGTTGCGATCCTTCGGCCGCGTCTCCGGCCGGGTGTCGCGCGTATTGCGCAAATCGGCCGGCGATGAAGTCGACGCGCTTGAAGTGCTGGGGTCGTTCCCGGCGCAGGTGGACGTGGCAGGCCGCACGGCGATCGTGCGCTACGGCGACGGCAGCACGTACGGCCACACCGTGGCCGGGCTGCGGCGGCACAACGGCCGCACGTTGCTGCTGCTTGACGGCGAGCCCGGATTCGAGCTCGATGCGGCAGGCGCCGCCGCACGGTTTCTCTTCTTCCCGCGCAGGGAGATACGCGGCCCGGTGACCTGCGCTGTGGAGGCTCTGGCCAGCACTGAAACACGAGGACACGTATGA
- a CDS encoding serine acetyltransferase has product MTHGTGGSAQGERAHGHVERLVAALRVARDGARDPDRGTGDTLPSARALAGVVEAIVAALFPNHFGPPDMGTSGVDRFVRDTLERALQTLLDQVCRELRWTARRGSLDGGGIDEHAGGIVRQFAASLPGVRSRLESDVNAAYRGDPAAKSIDEVLICYPGVKAIMHHRLAHALYELGTPLIARLIAEVAHSATGVDIHPGARIGGSFFIDHGTGVVIGETAVIGDRVRLYQAVTLGAKRFEVDEDGALVKGTPRHPIVEDDVVIYAGATILGRITIGRGSTIGGNVWVTRSVAPGSHLTQALARIEVFDAGSGI; this is encoded by the coding sequence ATGACGCACGGAACCGGCGGCAGCGCGCAGGGCGAGCGCGCCCACGGCCACGTGGAGCGCCTCGTCGCCGCGCTGCGCGTCGCCCGCGACGGCGCCCGCGATCCGGATCGCGGCACGGGCGACACGCTGCCGTCCGCGCGCGCGCTCGCCGGGGTTGTCGAGGCGATCGTGGCGGCGCTGTTCCCGAACCACTTCGGCCCGCCGGACATGGGGACCAGCGGGGTGGACCGCTTCGTTCGCGACACGCTCGAGCGGGCGCTCCAGACCCTGCTCGACCAGGTGTGCCGCGAGCTGCGGTGGACGGCCCGCCGGGGCAGCCTCGACGGGGGCGGCATCGACGAGCACGCCGGCGGTATCGTGCGGCAGTTCGCGGCGTCGCTGCCGGGCGTGCGCTCGCGGCTCGAGAGCGACGTGAACGCCGCGTACCGCGGCGACCCGGCCGCGAAGAGCATCGACGAGGTGCTGATTTGCTATCCCGGCGTGAAGGCGATCATGCACCACCGGCTGGCGCACGCCCTGTACGAGCTGGGCACGCCGCTCATCGCGCGGCTCATCGCGGAGGTGGCGCATTCCGCCACGGGGGTCGACATCCATCCGGGCGCGCGCATCGGCGGCAGCTTCTTCATCGATCACGGGACCGGTGTCGTCATCGGCGAGACGGCCGTGATCGGGGACCGCGTGCGCCTGTACCAGGCGGTCACGCTTGGCGCCAAGCGCTTCGAGGTGGACGAGGACGGGGCGCTCGTCAAGGGCACGCCGCGCCATCCGATCGTCGAAGACGACGTCGTGATCTACGCCGGCGCGACGATCCTGGGCCGGATCACGATCGGCCGCGGATCGACGATCGGCGGCAACGTCTGGGTCACGAGGAGCGTTGCGCCCGGGAGCCACCTCACACAGGCGCTGGCGCGCATCGAAGTCTTCGACGCCGGGTCGGGGATCTAA
- the cysK gene encoding cysteine synthase A, giving the protein MAVWFEDNSRSIGRTPLVRLNRIADGAPATILAKIEGRNPAYSVKCRIGAAMVWDAEQRGLLGPGTEIVEPTSGNTGVALAFVAAARNIPITLTMPETMSIERRKLLAAYGATLVLTEGARGMPGAIKKAEEIAASDPKRYVLLQQFKNPANPAIHEQTTGPEIWDDTDGAVDVLVSGVGTGGTITGVSRYIKHTRGKRIVSVAVEPSDSPVLTQNRDGRPIQPAPHKIQGIGAGFVPDVLDLSLVDAIEQVTNDEAVDCARRLTRDEGILSGISSGAAAAVAVRLARRPQYAGKTIVVVLPDSGERYLSTILFQGVFDEAGIAI; this is encoded by the coding sequence ATGGCAGTTTGGTTCGAAGACAACTCGCGATCGATCGGACGGACCCCTCTCGTTCGTCTCAACCGGATCGCCGACGGCGCCCCGGCGACGATTCTTGCCAAGATCGAGGGACGCAACCCCGCCTACTCCGTCAAGTGCCGGATTGGGGCGGCGATGGTCTGGGACGCCGAACAGCGCGGCCTCCTGGGACCGGGCACGGAAATCGTCGAGCCGACGAGCGGCAATACGGGTGTCGCGCTCGCCTTCGTCGCGGCCGCGCGCAACATCCCGATCACGCTCACCATGCCCGAGACGATGAGCATCGAGCGGCGGAAGCTGCTGGCGGCCTACGGCGCCACGCTGGTGTTGACCGAGGGGGCGCGCGGCATGCCGGGCGCCATCAAGAAGGCGGAAGAGATCGCCGCGTCCGATCCCAAGCGGTACGTCCTGCTGCAGCAGTTCAAGAACCCGGCGAACCCGGCGATTCACGAGCAGACCACCGGGCCGGAAATCTGGGATGACACCGACGGCGCCGTCGACGTTCTCGTGTCGGGCGTCGGCACCGGCGGCACGATCACCGGCGTCTCGCGCTACATCAAGCACACGCGCGGGAAGCGGATCGTGTCGGTGGCGGTCGAGCCGAGCGACAGCCCGGTGCTGACGCAGAACCGCGACGGCCGGCCGATCCAGCCGGCGCCGCACAAGATCCAGGGCATCGGGGCGGGGTTCGTCCCCGACGTGCTCGATCTCTCGCTCGTCGATGCGATCGAGCAGGTCACCAACGACGAAGCGGTCGACTGCGCGCGCCGGCTGACCCGCGACGAAGGCATCCTCAGCGGCATCTCCAGCGGCGCCGCGGCCGCCGTCGCCGTTCGCCTGGCCCGGCGCCCGCAGTACGCCGGCAAGACCATCGTCGTGGTCCTTCCCGACTCGGGCGAGCGGTACCTGAGCACCATCCTCTTCCAGGGGGTGTTCGACGAGGCGGGGATCGCCATATGA
- a CDS encoding copper chaperone Copz family protein, producing MSSCCQSNACETASRPPEACPSSGSKGAPVELETVKALLTEAALARLEPASYRLCLDSACDVVYFAGAGRTFARADVRVPVWQKEPAGARTICYCFGENEADIRTEIARGGGSHAVARVTDHIRAGRCACEVRNPKGTCCLGDLAAAVTRMAAAVEPGTGV from the coding sequence ATGTCGAGCTGCTGCCAGTCCAACGCGTGCGAGACGGCGTCCCGTCCGCCCGAGGCATGCCCGAGCAGCGGCTCCAAGGGGGCTCCGGTCGAACTGGAGACCGTCAAGGCGCTGCTGACCGAAGCGGCGCTGGCCCGCCTGGAGCCCGCATCCTACCGCCTGTGCCTCGATTCGGCCTGTGACGTCGTGTACTTTGCCGGCGCGGGCCGTACCTTCGCGCGGGCCGACGTGCGCGTCCCCGTCTGGCAGAAGGAGCCGGCGGGCGCGCGGACGATATGCTACTGCTTCGGCGAGAACGAAGCGGACATCCGCACGGAGATCGCGCGCGGCGGAGGCTCGCACGCCGTCGCGCGCGTGACGGATCACATTCGCGCGGGCCGCTGCGCCTGCGAGGTTCGCAACCCGAAAGGCACGTGCTGCCTCGGCGACCTGGCCGCCGCGGTCACCCGCATGGCGGCGGCGGTGGAGCCTGGGACTGGAGTGTAA
- a CDS encoding heavy metal-responsive transcriptional regulator, producing MTGKSRPSNGALRIGAVAAASGLTPDAVRYYERLGLLPPPPRTASRYRVYPPDTVARLWFIRQAKGFGLELREIRELLTPGAGRGREHCRAVRAVLAHHLDGVEAKLKELASFRRTLRGALDDCDRALERKENIDCPVVDRLRRNRK from the coding sequence GTGACGGGCAAGTCGAGACCATCGAACGGCGCGCTCCGGATCGGCGCCGTTGCCGCGGCTAGCGGGCTGACGCCCGACGCCGTCCGTTATTACGAGCGGCTGGGCCTGCTGCCGCCGCCGCCGCGCACGGCGAGCCGGTACCGCGTCTATCCGCCCGACACCGTCGCGCGCCTGTGGTTCATCCGGCAGGCCAAGGGGTTCGGGCTGGAGCTGCGGGAGATCCGCGAACTGCTCACGCCAGGCGCCGGCCGCGGGCGCGAGCACTGCCGGGCCGTGCGGGCGGTGCTGGCGCACCACCTGGACGGCGTCGAGGCGAAGCTGAAGGAACTCGCGTCGTTCCGGCGCACGCTCCGGGGAGCGCTCGATGACTGCGACCGCGCGCTGGAGCGGAAAGAGAACATTGACTGCCCGGTCGTCGACCGGTTGAGGAGGAATCGCAAGTGA
- a CDS encoding mercury transporter MerT: protein MKASIGAIVAAVVASACCIGPVAFAALGSGALAAASTKLDAVRPVFLLLTTALLGAAFYRTYGRRADTCEDGTCAPGANRKARILLWIATAVVALIAAFPYYAEHLF from the coding sequence GTGAAAGCCAGCATCGGCGCCATCGTCGCGGCGGTCGTCGCCTCCGCGTGTTGCATCGGCCCGGTCGCGTTCGCGGCCCTCGGCTCCGGGGCGCTCGCCGCGGCGAGCACGAAGCTCGACGCCGTTCGCCCGGTGTTCCTCCTTCTGACGACGGCGCTGCTGGGCGCGGCGTTCTATCGGACGTACGGCCGCCGCGCGGACACGTGCGAGGACGGCACGTGCGCGCCGGGCGCGAACCGCAAGGCGCGCATCCTGCTGTGGATTGCGACAGCGGTCGTGGCGCTGATCGCCGCATTTCCCTACTACGCGGAGCACTTGTTCTGA
- a CDS encoding heavy-metal-associated domain-containing protein → MRFWTLAFVVAALSLAPHALAESRDEGKAAVCQLKITGMTCGGCEGAVKMAAKRIDGVKSVTASYKTGSAEVTYDPAKTSPDAIAKAVSEKSGFKAEVVKKKP, encoded by the coding sequence ATGCGTTTCTGGACACTCGCGTTCGTCGTTGCCGCACTGTCGCTCGCCCCGCATGCCCTCGCAGAGAGCCGCGACGAGGGCAAGGCGGCCGTCTGCCAGCTCAAGATCACGGGGATGACCTGCGGCGGCTGCGAGGGGGCCGTGAAGATGGCGGCCAAGCGCATCGACGGCGTGAAATCGGTGACCGCGTCGTACAAGACGGGGAGCGCCGAGGTCACCTACGATCCGGCGAAGACCTCGCCGGACGCGATCGCGAAGGCCGTCAGCGAGAAATCCGGCTTCAAGGCGGAAGTCGTGAAGAAGAAGCCGTAA
- the merA gene encoding mercury(II) reductase, which translates to MMATYDLVIVGGGAGAFAAAIRADELGAKTALVNSGLPLGGTCVNVGCVPSKALLWAGEIAHAARHHGVPGIEIDSPRVDFATLVRDELALVDRLRAEKYEHVLAGLRRVTHIEGKGRFVSPREIEVNGGRVKGAKFIIATGSTATVPPIDGLATAGFITHIEALRLERPPATLLVIGAGALGLEFAQLFARFGTQVTVLQRGATIFPRTEPRLARRLMEVLARENITVVTDAAVRSVECGGGRKRASYEADGATRGIVVDEILLAAGKTPNTSGLGLRSAGVRSDGRGAIRVDSTFRTSEPDIFAVGDVAALPMRLEITAAREGTLAAENALQRSARTLDYDTVPYTVFTDPQLAGAGLTEDAQLQRLGACECRTLSFEAVPKAIIMRRTEGLIKMTVHPQTKQVMGVHILAPQAGELAAQAALIVGRGLTLHEVADSLPMFPTLSEAIKLVAMSFTHDVSKMSCCV; encoded by the coding sequence ATGATGGCCACCTACGACCTCGTGATTGTCGGCGGAGGCGCCGGCGCCTTCGCCGCGGCGATTCGTGCCGACGAACTGGGCGCGAAGACGGCCCTCGTCAACAGCGGCCTGCCACTGGGCGGCACCTGCGTCAACGTCGGGTGCGTGCCGTCGAAGGCGCTCCTCTGGGCCGGGGAGATCGCGCACGCCGCGCGCCACCACGGCGTGCCGGGCATCGAGATCGACTCGCCGCGCGTCGACTTCGCCACCCTCGTCCGTGACGAGCTGGCGCTGGTAGACCGGCTCCGTGCCGAGAAGTACGAGCACGTGCTCGCGGGGCTCCGCCGCGTCACGCACATCGAGGGCAAGGGACGCTTCGTCTCGCCGCGCGAGATCGAGGTGAACGGCGGCCGGGTGAAGGGGGCAAAGTTCATCATCGCCACCGGCTCGACGGCGACCGTGCCGCCGATCGATGGCCTCGCCACGGCGGGGTTCATCACGCACATCGAGGCGCTGCGCCTGGAGCGCCCGCCCGCCACCCTGCTCGTCATCGGCGCCGGCGCGCTCGGACTGGAGTTCGCGCAGTTGTTCGCGCGGTTCGGCACCCAGGTGACGGTCCTCCAGCGCGGCGCGACGATCTTTCCACGGACCGAGCCCCGGCTCGCACGGCGGCTGATGGAAGTGCTCGCGCGCGAGAACATCACGGTCGTGACCGATGCCGCCGTGCGGTCGGTCGAGTGCGGGGGTGGACGCAAGCGCGCCAGCTACGAGGCGGACGGCGCAACGCGGGGGATCGTGGTCGACGAGATCCTGCTGGCCGCAGGCAAGACGCCCAACACGTCCGGCCTTGGCCTGCGGAGCGCCGGGGTGCGGAGCGACGGCCGGGGCGCGATCCGCGTCGACAGCACGTTCCGCACGAGCGAGCCCGACATCTTCGCCGTGGGCGACGTCGCGGCGCTGCCGATGCGCCTGGAGATCACGGCCGCGCGGGAGGGCACGCTCGCGGCCGAGAACGCGCTCCAGCGATCCGCCCGGACCCTCGACTACGACACGGTGCCGTACACGGTATTCACGGATCCGCAATTGGCCGGCGCCGGCCTCACGGAAGACGCGCAGCTGCAGCGGCTCGGCGCGTGCGAATGCCGGACGCTCTCGTTCGAGGCGGTGCCGAAGGCGATCATCATGCGGCGCACCGAGGGGCTGATCAAGATGACCGTACACCCGCAGACCAAGCAGGTGATGGGCGTGCACATCCTCGCGCCGCAGGCGGGCGAGCTTGCCGCGCAGGCGGCGCTCATCGTCGGCCGGGGGCTGACGCTGCACGAGGTCGCCGACTCGCTTCCGATGTTCCCGACGCTCTCGGAGGCGATCAAGCTGGTCGCGATGTCGTTCACGCATGACGTGTCGAAGATGAGCTGCTGCGTCTGA